The segment AAGTACTACAAAtggtatttaaatgttttattttattttttcattgctggtttatagaaaaaaaatggatttttgtatattgctGTTAAATATACTGCAAATTTTCTATACTTGCTTATTGATTCCAGGAGTTTTCTTGTCGCATCTTTGGTCTACTACATCATctgggaaagaaaacagttttatgCCTTCCTTTTTAACCTATaagccctttctttctgcctgcctctctctctctctctctctctctctctctctctctctctctctctttctccctgcctcccttccctccatccttttctttctgtggttctttctgtgtctctctctttccttttctcttttcttcctcctcacccccattGTCtctctaatttttgaaaaaagatttgTCTATTTTGGGGATAgtgcaagcaaaggaggggcaggagagagggggacagaggatccaaagcaggctctgtgctaacaggctgaaagcagtgagcctgatgtggggctcaaactccacaTGGACTTTGTAACcccagggaatttctaagcttattccccactcTAAAGCACATTTTTTGGAAGTCCTTTGGTGaaagaataatatatttatttctaaataaacatctaaaagtGTTTTATCTCACCTTCATTCTTGATTGATGGATAAGttggatatagaattttatatGTCTTGCTATTTTccctctgcacagtgaagaaatgtCTTTCTATCCAGGCGTCTGCTGTGGCTGCCCAAAAGTCTGGTGAAAGTCTAGTTGTCATATACTTACAGttcatttgacttttcttttaactctttgCCCTGGTGTCTGCAATTATTGCACAATGCACTTGTCGGTTCTTCTCTATCCTGCAtactctgcttcttccagctaAATACTCATAGATTTAATCCATTTGGGAAACTTTTCTGAGTAATGACTTTTTAAGAACTGCTTCTCTCCTATTcactttttgtttgcatttcccccCCTCATTCCACTTCAACATATGTTGAACCTTATCATCCtattcttttgtcttctcttgaatgagtccatttctttgtgtctctatatttctgttttatattttttttcaaggcGCATAATGTATCATACTAATTGAGCATTACATGATGAGTTGGCATTAGCTTCTCCAGGCATGGGAACTTAACAGATGAGGTACAGCTTAAAATCTGTTAATGTTCCGTTCATAGCTGGTGTATTTTTATACTTCAACTTGAAGTATAAGACCATCAAAGCAATGCCTCGAAATGTGGCCAGTACACAATTCATTCTACCTGTAAGAGTATGAGAGTTGAAATATTTTTCGATACCACTGAAATGGAATGAGGCATCAGTTCCTGGACCTTCCATGATTTCAATCTTTATAGAAGACACCAATTCCACTTGCTCTTTATATTTGTGTCATTTATTTCCTATAATTGTTACTAATCTATTTTgcagttcattcattttctctgtagTTGTATGTAATCTGCCATTTATCATGCCCAatgaggttttaattttaatggccctaaatttcatttttagaagtttttataaCTTGgatttacttaaaatatgtttcttgtttttccaAGCCGCCCTATTTGttcagtattttttatattatatttttatattactttaatGCTTCTTaacccacatttaaaaaataattctttgaattGTTTCTCTTATGTATAGTTCTGAGGCTGTAAGGTCTCAAGTTAATCCTTTATGCTGATTTTTCCTTAGTGGTTTGTAGTGCTTCACTGCTAAGTCATTATCGCCTAGGCCGTTATTTCTGTAGGATTTGAAAGTCTCGCCATACAGCAGTTTAGTGTTTGCTGCTTTTGAAGGCTTAAGTAAGATTTCGGTGGAACTAACCTGATCACCTTAATTTCCACGTGGCTGATTCCACGCCACAGCAGTCATGTACATTTTTACCTTGTATCTTTATATGGCTCAGACTTAAGCTTTAGTTCCTTGGTTTAGATGGTCACAACTTTTCTACCCATATGTAACTAATTCTTCAACGGTATTCATATGCCAGGTTGTGTGTgcctctattctactttctccAAAACATTGAAACCTTTTGCTCCCATCTCCCTAACTTTTATATAAGGTTCCCCAGGCAACAGAATTGCCATTTTTAATCTGTATACTTAACACTTTCCTTTCAATAATTGATACTCAAAAATATTGATATAAGGGTATGTGATGATCAAATTTTAAATACTGGCTAAAGTTGATACTAATTgagtgaaactaaaaaaaatagcaagtatAATTCAATTATCTAGGCAGAAACtactgtatcta is part of the Prionailurus viverrinus isolate Anna chromosome C2, UM_Priviv_1.0, whole genome shotgun sequence genome and harbors:
- the LOC125174428 gene encoding ATP synthase membrane subunit K, mitochondrial-like translates to MEGPGTDASFHFSGIEKYFNSHTLTGRMNCVLATFRGIALMVLYFKLKYKNTPAMNGTLTDFKLYLIC